The DNA window TGTGCGCGGAGTAGGCGTCCTCGTCGACCCCGCTGACGATCACCTTGGGGTCGAGGCCGGCGTTGCGCAGCAGGGCCAGGCGGGCGGGCGAGGCGGAGGCCAGAACGATCACCGGACAAGCCTACCGGTCGCCATCGGGGTCACCAGTCGGGAAGGGACGTTCCGGGCAGTCCGCCGTAGATGCCGGGACGGCCGGGGCCGGGGCCGAAGATGTGGTCGAGCAGTTCGTCGAGGAGTTCGCGGCGCCGCTCCGGCAGGGCGGCGCGCTCGCGTTCGAGGTCGTCGACCAGGGCGTCGGCGTCGAGGTGGCGGCCGTTCGCCCGGGTGGCCAGCAGGTACATCACCATGGGGGCCACGAGCGGCAGCAGCTTCATCATGGCGCCGGTGTCGACGCCGAACAGCCGGCCGAGCCCGGTCGCCGCGACCTCGGTGCCCTGCCCGCCGAGCACGTGGCCGAGGATGCTGTGGCCGTCGCGGGTGAGCGAGGCGACGTCGCCGTCGAAGGGGTCGGCGTCGACGTGGTCCTCCAGCGCGCCGGCCAGGGCGTCGGCCCCGTCGGGGTACTGCACGTTGCGGGCGAGGCCGCCGATGACGATGCCGGTGACGGCCTGGATGACGTCGCGCGCCTTGTCCTCGTCGGTGCCGAGCATGGCGGCCGTCTGCGCCAGGCCCGGCCGCCCGAGCTGTTCGAGCAGTTGCTGGTCGAGGAGTTCGTCGTACGGCGTCACGGCTCTCCTCCGATCCTCGGCGCTCGAAGGCTCCTGACGCTACAGGTTCCCGTGACGTCGCCAGGCAACGCCCGCTTTGTGCTAATTCTCGGGAAAGTCAGGAGGTGACGCCGGCCTTCGACTGGCTGGTCAGGCCGGCCGCGGCGTAGGCGTCGGCCTCGTCCAGCGTCTCGTGCTCCAGCAGCGCGGCCACGATCGCGTCCAGCTTGTCGCGGTTGTCGCTGAGCACCTGGACCGCGCGCTCGTAGCACTGCTCCACGATGCGCCGCGCCTCCTCGTCGACGGTGGCGAGGGTGGCGGCGCTGGCCTGCGGCTGCGAGCCGTCGTTGGGCAGGATCGTCAGCGGGCCGACCTTCTCCGACATGCCCCAGCGGCCCACCATGCCCCGGGCGATCATGGTGACCTGTTCGAGGTCGTTCTCGGCGCCGGTGGTGATGACGCCGAAGACGACCTGCTCGGCCGCCATGCCGCCGAGCGCGCCGGTGATGCGGCCACGGAGGTACTGCTCGTCGTAGGCGTAGCGGTCGGTGTCAGGGGTGGACAGCGTCACGCCGAGCGCGCGCCCGCGCGGGATGATCGAGATCTTCCTGACCGGGTCGGCGCCCGGCTGGAGCATGCCGAGCAGCGCGTGACCGGCCTCGTGGAAGGCGGTGCGGGTGCGCTCCTCCTCCGGCATCACGATGCTGCGGGCCGCGCCGAGCTGCAGCTTCTCCAGCGCGTCGGTGAAGTCGGACCTGGTGACCTTCTCCTTGCCGCGCTTGGCGGCGAGCAGGGCGGACTCGTTGACGAGGTTGGCCAGGTCGGCGCCGGTCATGCCGGGCGTGGTCTTGGCGAGCTGGTCGAGGCTGACCTCGGGGTCCAGCGGGACGCCACGGGTGTGCACGCCGAGGATCGCGGTGCGCCCGGCGGCGTCCGGCAGCCCCACCTGCACGGTGCGGTCGAACCGGCCGGGGCGCAGCAGCGCGGGGTCGAGGATCTCGGGACGGTTGGTGGCGCCGATGACGATGACGCCCTCGGCCCCGGAGAAGCCGTCCATCTCGGTGAGGATCTGGTTGAGCGTCTGCTCGCGCTCGTCGTGGCCGCCGATGCCGCCCGCGCCGCCCCTGGCCCGGCCGATGGCGTCGATCTCGTCGATGAACACGATCGACGGCGCCACCTTGCGCGCCTCCTCGAACAGGTCACGCACGCGCGAGGCGCCCACGCCGACGATCATCTCGATGAACTCGGAGGCGGAGGCCGAGAAGTAGGGCACCTTGGCCTCGCCCGCGACGGCCCTGGCCAGCAGCGTCTTGCCGGTGCCGGGCGGGCCGGCGAGCAGCACGCCCTTGGGCAGCTTGGCGCCGAGCCTGCGGT is part of the Nonomuraea coxensis DSM 45129 genome and encodes:
- a CDS encoding DUF937 domain-containing protein, yielding MTPYDELLDQQLLEQLGRPGLAQTAAMLGTDEDKARDVIQAVTGIVIGGLARNVQYPDGADALAGALEDHVDADPFDGDVASLTRDGHSILGHVLGGQGTEVAATGLGRLFGVDTGAMMKLLPLVAPMVMYLLATRANGRHLDADALVDDLERERAALPERRRELLDELLDHIFGPGPGRPGIYGGLPGTSLPDW
- the ftsH gene encoding ATP-dependent zinc metalloprotease FtsH, with the protein product MERSGPPSAPGKGKGKPPWRSEGLPGTPGGRPKINWWRFVVTLLVVYAAFFVVSSFVDNESVETISYTEFTSQVEAKNVKDIFAQGLSVEGDLRNPAKNPDGGETYTRFSTEIPAFANTDQLDQQLRSGQVEITSKPLTRGFFSNLLLSLLPVLLLAGLWIWIMRRGASMMGGGGLGGLGKSKAAKPVEAGQVRVTFDDVAGIDEVENELVEIVDYLKDPGKYRRLGAKLPKGVLLAGPPGTGKTLLARAVAGEAKVPYFSASASEFIEMIVGVGASRVRDLFEEARKVAPSIVFIDEIDAIGRARGGAGGIGGHDEREQTLNQILTEMDGFSGAEGVIVIGATNRPEILDPALLRPGRFDRTVQVGLPDAAGRTAILGVHTRGVPLDPEVSLDQLAKTTPGMTGADLANLVNESALLAAKRGKEKVTRSDFTDALEKLQLGAARSIVMPEEERTRTAFHEAGHALLGMLQPGADPVRKISIIPRGRALGVTLSTPDTDRYAYDEQYLRGRITGALGGMAAEQVVFGVITTGAENDLEQVTMIARGMVGRWGMSEKVGPLTILPNDGSQPQASAATLATVDEEARRIVEQCYERAVQVLSDNRDKLDAIVAALLEHETLDEADAYAAAGLTSQSKAGVTS